The following proteins are co-located in the Roseovarius arcticus genome:
- a CDS encoding alanyl-tRNA editing protein: MTEPLFRSDAYIAEASATVAAHTAEGGIVLDRSIFYPTGGGQPGDSGYIVWPGGSMQIATTVKGSSAAIVLVPAAPQSLPPVGLVVEQRLDWPRRHRLMRMHTALHLLSVVIPLTVSGGAVGETRSRLDFDMPLAPENPDMLEARLNHMIDDDLLVSETWITDAELAANPCLVKTMSAPPPRGADRVRLVQIGTGANMVDLQPCGGTHVARTGEIGRLRLGKIEKKGRQNRRVYLHLDE; the protein is encoded by the coding sequence ATGACCGAGCCGCTTTTTCGCAGCGATGCCTACATTGCCGAAGCCTCCGCCACCGTTGCGGCCCATACAGCCGAGGGCGGCATCGTGCTGGACCGATCCATTTTTTACCCCACCGGCGGCGGCCAGCCGGGTGATAGCGGCTATATCGTATGGCCGGGAGGCAGTATGCAGATTGCAACTACCGTCAAGGGTAGCAGCGCGGCTATTGTTTTGGTGCCCGCCGCGCCGCAGTCGCTGCCGCCTGTCGGTCTCGTGGTCGAGCAGCGCTTGGACTGGCCCCGCCGCCACCGTCTAATGCGGATGCATACCGCACTGCACCTTTTGTCAGTGGTGATCCCGCTGACGGTATCGGGCGGCGCTGTGGGCGAGACGCGCAGCCGCCTCGATTTCGATATGCCGCTCGCGCCTGAGAATCCGGATATGCTGGAGGCGCGGCTGAACCACATGATTGACGACGATCTGTTGGTATCCGAGACTTGGATCACCGATGCGGAGCTTGCCGCTAACCCTTGTTTGGTCAAAACGATGTCTGCCCCGCCCCCCCGCGGCGCAGATCGCGTGCGTCTGGTCCAGATAGGTACGGGTGCAAACATGGTCGACCTGCAGCCCTGCGGCGGCACCCATGTCGCCCGCACCGGCGAGATCGGGCGGTTGCGTCTGGGCAAGATCGAGAAGAAGGGCCGCCAGAACCGGCGCGTCTATCTGCATCTGGATGAGTGA
- a CDS encoding recombinase family protein: protein MSVASKIRCAIYTRKSSENGLEQSFNSLDAQFEACSAYIVSQKQEGWVLARDRFDDGGLSGGTLERPALKQLLTEIDAGRISMVVVYKIDRLTRSLTDFARLVERFDAAGCSFVSVTQAFNTASSMGRLTLNVLLSFAQFEREVTAERIRDKIAASKKKGLWMGGVPPLGYDPHPDPNVRMLVVNVKEAQTVQALFELYDQYGSLACVEREADRLGLRSKRHLFRSGRIQGGRHLSRGQIHKLLLNPVYLGKIRHKDKIWPGQHAGILDEDLWARVQKKLQNGARRSRGRTKSGATQAVLTGKFRDETGDLLTPTHSTKSGKRHCYYVSNRLITGGPDPTGWRLPAARFEASMATVIVDHLAEARKEHRLMEAPDLRSGDVQVEATKDLLESLRRQDHDTLRAILISGSISPQGIALTLDKTALATGFNIPAGYLAPGLTTIHAPVRLRRRGIEAKLLIGDHHPVPDPVLMRTLREAHHWVHALRAGTPLTTIAGDNTHHDAFIRTRAQLAFLSPKIQLAIRDGTLPPEITLKRMMRQPIPLDWITQERMFGL, encoded by the coding sequence ATGAGCGTCGCATCCAAAATTCGCTGCGCCATCTACACGCGGAAGTCCTCCGAGAACGGATTGGAGCAAAGCTTCAACTCACTGGATGCGCAGTTCGAAGCCTGTTCCGCCTATATCGTCAGCCAGAAGCAGGAAGGCTGGGTGCTTGCGCGAGACCGCTTCGATGACGGCGGTCTCTCCGGCGGAACGCTTGAACGTCCCGCTTTGAAGCAACTTTTGACGGAGATTGATGCTGGCCGGATCAGCATGGTTGTGGTCTATAAAATTGATCGCCTGACGCGCTCACTTACCGATTTCGCCCGGCTCGTCGAACGCTTTGACGCTGCCGGGTGTTCCTTCGTCTCGGTTACCCAAGCCTTCAACACAGCGTCGTCCATGGGTCGATTGACACTGAATGTGCTCCTCTCGTTTGCCCAATTTGAACGCGAGGTCACAGCGGAACGCATCCGGGACAAGATCGCAGCTTCAAAAAAGAAGGGCCTCTGGATGGGTGGCGTACCGCCTCTGGGCTACGACCCTCATCCCGACCCAAACGTTCGAATGCTGGTTGTCAATGTAAAGGAGGCCCAGACGGTTCAGGCACTTTTCGAACTCTATGACCAATACGGATCGCTCGCCTGCGTCGAACGCGAAGCCGACCGTCTAGGGCTGCGATCAAAGCGCCATTTGTTCCGCTCGGGCCGCATACAAGGAGGACGCCATCTGTCACGGGGGCAGATTCACAAACTCCTGCTCAACCCCGTCTATCTCGGCAAGATCCGCCACAAGGACAAGATCTGGCCTGGGCAGCACGCGGGTATTCTGGATGAAGACCTTTGGGCGCGGGTACAAAAGAAGCTGCAAAACGGGGCACGGCGAAGTCGTGGCCGCACCAAGAGTGGCGCCACACAAGCTGTTCTTACTGGCAAATTCCGTGATGAAACCGGCGATCTGCTCACGCCGACCCACAGCACAAAGTCTGGCAAGCGCCATTGCTACTATGTGTCAAACAGACTGATCACTGGCGGACCCGACCCCACCGGCTGGCGACTTCCGGCGGCAAGATTTGAAGCGTCCATGGCGACCGTCATCGTCGATCATCTCGCTGAAGCGCGCAAAGAACACAGGTTGATGGAAGCGCCAGATTTGCGCAGCGGAGATGTGCAAGTAGAGGCAACCAAAGACCTCCTTGAGAGCCTACGCCGACAAGATCATGACACGCTGCGCGCAATTCTAATCTCCGGGTCGATAAGCCCGCAGGGGATCGCGCTGACTCTGGACAAGACAGCACTCGCAACCGGTTTTAACATCCCTGCAGGATACCTTGCACCGGGCCTCACAACCATTCATGCGCCAGTCCGTCTGCGTCGTCGCGGAATCGAAGCAAAACTCCTGATCGGAGATCATCATCCCGTGCCTGACCCTGTCCTGATGCGGACCCTTCGGGAGGCCCATCACTGGGTGCATGCTCTGCGTGCTGGCACACCGCTCACAACGATCGCCGGAGATAACACGCATCACGACGCGTTCATCCGGACCCGCGCGCAACTCGCCTTTCTGTCACCAAAGATACAACTCGCCATCCGCGATGGCACCTTGCCGCCAGAGATCACCTTGAAACGGATGATGCGCCAACCCATCCCTCTGGATTGGATCACACAAGAGCGCATGTTCGGGCTGTAA
- a CDS encoding DUF2924 domain-containing protein: MKVSVSDIETMNRPALISAWTDLFRCSVPKGLSQSFLRRFLAFEAQTRQFGGLPKGFMADLERSASAPVGKSRPNLKPGGRLLREWNGVTHVVEVTEAGYLWNGQCHRSLSSVARAITGAHWSGPRFFRKGGSS; the protein is encoded by the coding sequence ATGAAGGTCTCCGTCTCTGATATTGAGACCATGAACCGCCCGGCGTTGATTTCCGCTTGGACTGACCTGTTTCGATGCTCCGTCCCGAAAGGGTTGAGCCAGTCATTCCTGCGCCGTTTCCTGGCCTTCGAAGCCCAGACGCGCCAGTTTGGCGGGCTGCCAAAAGGCTTCATGGCTGATCTCGAGCGGTCGGCTTCAGCGCCTGTCGGTAAATCCAGACCAAATCTCAAACCCGGTGGGCGTTTGCTCCGGGAATGGAATGGGGTGACCCATGTCGTCGAAGTGACCGAAGCGGGATATCTCTGGAATGGGCAATGCCATCGGTCTTTGTCATCGGTCGCCCGCGCCATCACCGGAGCACATTGGTCGGGACCAAGGTTCTTTAGGAAAGGGGGCAGTTCCTGA
- a CDS encoding DUF3489 domain-containing protein, with the protein MSNTTTIPPRETKSAIVRKLLSRKSGADIAALQDVTGWQAHSVRAALSTLRKAGYTIDKTPPKSGGGPVAYRITGTPESA; encoded by the coding sequence ATGTCCAACACCACAACCATCCCTCCGCGCGAGACCAAATCCGCCATCGTCCGCAAGCTTCTGTCGCGCAAATCAGGCGCAGATATCGCGGCCCTACAGGACGTCACCGGCTGGCAGGCGCATTCGGTGCGCGCAGCCCTCAGCACCCTGCGCAAAGCCGGGTACACGATCGATAAGACACCGCCAAAGTCCGGTGGTGGCCCGGTCGCCTACCGGATTACCGGCACTCCGGAGAGCGCATGA
- a CDS encoding DNA modification methylase, with amino-acid sequence MGKFTDKNSKQAGVGTNVSLPNDVPTKTAEGTHDGEVLSGLHGQNDLFREVALVWILVGLIDDSPRRVRLALKSQTGAVLQAVKRFGFRVPILVRNKPGGQRYEVIDGHVRLAVARTLGVENIPCIVVDDLPELEVRRLVLSLNKLQETGAWDNNILRLEINEIIEISGDLEFPGFESPAIEAIRFGEAGADDVDPADDLSGMDHPEALPVTKPGDLWLLRDHRLLCGSSRDGTGLANVLGNQVADVVFTDPPYNVKINGHVRDASGGFAEFVEASGEMSSKAFVAFLIETIGSASACLKPGGALFAFMDWRHVGEMSEALAMLKLDLLNICVWVKTSPGMGSLYRSQHEFVFVAKKPGASHMNNVQLGKNGRNRTNVWQFAGATGGTWDADDAFDVHPTVKPIRLVMEAMLDVTVRGDLVLDPFLGSGTTLLAAERTNRLCTGVEIEPRYIDLAIRRWQEMTGDQAVHSETGQSFNSLAPGDARDRVQTISENGEDF; translated from the coding sequence ATGGGCAAATTCACAGATAAGAACTCAAAGCAAGCAGGCGTCGGGACAAATGTGTCGCTACCCAACGATGTACCAACCAAGACCGCTGAAGGCACTCACGACGGTGAAGTATTATCCGGACTGCATGGTCAGAACGATCTGTTCCGGGAAGTGGCTCTGGTCTGGATCCTGGTTGGTCTGATAGACGACTCGCCTCGACGTGTCCGGCTCGCTCTGAAGAGTCAGACCGGAGCCGTTCTACAAGCCGTCAAGCGGTTCGGGTTCCGTGTTCCTATCCTTGTCCGCAACAAGCCCGGAGGCCAACGCTACGAGGTGATCGATGGGCACGTCCGTCTCGCAGTTGCGCGGACGCTGGGTGTGGAGAATATTCCTTGCATTGTAGTTGATGATTTGCCGGAATTGGAAGTCCGCCGCCTGGTACTGTCTCTGAACAAGTTGCAAGAGACGGGTGCATGGGACAACAACATCCTCCGGCTTGAGATCAACGAAATTATCGAAATCAGTGGGGATCTGGAATTCCCCGGCTTTGAGTCTCCTGCAATAGAGGCGATCCGCTTTGGCGAGGCAGGGGCTGACGACGTGGACCCTGCCGATGATCTCTCCGGAATGGACCATCCCGAGGCGCTGCCCGTCACCAAGCCCGGCGATCTGTGGCTATTGCGCGATCATCGGTTGCTATGTGGCTCATCTCGGGACGGGACCGGTTTGGCAAATGTCTTGGGCAACCAAGTGGCCGACGTGGTCTTCACCGATCCGCCGTACAACGTGAAGATCAATGGTCATGTCAGGGATGCATCAGGCGGCTTTGCGGAGTTTGTCGAGGCCTCTGGCGAAATGTCCAGTAAGGCGTTTGTCGCGTTTTTGATTGAGACGATCGGGTCAGCATCTGCGTGTCTTAAGCCCGGTGGCGCTCTTTTTGCCTTCATGGATTGGCGTCACGTCGGGGAGATGTCAGAGGCCCTCGCTATGCTTAAACTCGATCTGCTCAACATCTGCGTCTGGGTCAAGACCAGCCCGGGCATGGGTAGCCTTTACCGCAGCCAGCACGAGTTTGTGTTTGTCGCGAAAAAGCCCGGGGCATCACACATGAACAATGTCCAGCTTGGCAAGAACGGCCGCAACCGCACAAATGTCTGGCAGTTCGCTGGCGCGACGGGCGGGACTTGGGATGCAGATGATGCATTTGATGTGCATCCAACCGTCAAGCCCATCCGTCTGGTCATGGAGGCGATGCTCGATGTGACGGTGCGCGGCGACCTGGTGCTGGACCCTTTCCTGGGGTCGGGAACGACATTGCTGGCCGCTGAGCGCACAAACCGACTCTGCACAGGTGTGGAAATTGAGCCACGTTACATTGATCTCGCGATCCGCCGCTGGCAGGAAATGACGGGTGATCAGGCAGTCCATTCAGAGACCGGGCAAAGCTTCAACTCCCTTGCGCCTGGTGATGCACGGGACCGCGTTCAGACCATTTCTGAAAACGGGGAGGACTTCTGA
- a CDS encoding DUF5681 domain-containing protein: protein MATETENHDPYHVGYGKPPKHTQFKKGQSGNPSGKSTKEESVKAKIKKIAGDEIIVHVNGSPVVMTNLEAMLHKAFMEAKSGNPQFFKFLVQELAVDPVDIFQPSNLVLTEADLAVLKTQADWMGLIESTKAAIENTDGSEPLENGDDYDEPDPDG from the coding sequence ATGGCCACCGAAACTGAAAATCATGATCCCTACCATGTGGGCTATGGCAAGCCGCCAAAGCACACGCAGTTCAAGAAGGGTCAATCGGGAAACCCCAGCGGTAAGAGCACCAAGGAAGAATCCGTCAAGGCCAAGATCAAGAAGATCGCAGGCGACGAAATTATTGTTCATGTAAACGGTTCGCCGGTTGTGATGACGAACCTGGAGGCAATGCTGCACAAGGCCTTTATGGAGGCAAAAAGTGGCAATCCCCAGTTCTTCAAATTCCTCGTTCAGGAACTGGCAGTCGACCCGGTTGATATATTTCAGCCGTCCAATCTTGTGCTGACCGAGGCGGACCTTGCTGTTCTGAAAACCCAGGCTGATTGGATGGGACTTATCGAGAGTACCAAAGCCGCCATAGAAAACACGGATGGATCAGAGCCATTAGAAAATGGAGATGACTATGACGAACCAGACCCCGACGGCTGA
- the terL gene encoding phage terminase large subunit, with protein sequence MTNQTPTADVLRALYRFKLIAYVERAFAELRPGVPFHYGHHIRAICHVLEQIERGEITRLIILMPPRHMKSHCASVVFPAWALGRNPSLRMICMSYGLDLAETFSRDTRRIIQSDLSQAVFRELLLDPTKASATELRTTLNGYRLATSAGGPLTGKGADILIADDISKAEDAASQSRRDNVWEWFTGTAMTRLDNPKTGAVILVAQRLHVDDLPGRLIAAGGWDVLELPAIETQDRLIPLAKGANWARKTGTALLPAHMDLPEFEAKRREIGSPTFDTQYQQSPTLAGGIIVRPEWFREIPITMRRSDYEAVIQSWDPAAVPGESNDYSVCTTWGLIGNHIDLLDVYRKQVVQPDLLRDAQLLGKKWSPKLLIVEAVGAGRGVYDHLRRNCSYGVRPLIPRQGKVERLSIQSPKIEAGLVRLPQSAPWKEAFLNEVVAFPNGKYDDQVDSMSQALFALDRQLGELRHCSRYKG encoded by the coding sequence ATGACGAACCAGACCCCGACGGCTGATGTCCTCCGAGCGCTGTATCGGTTTAAACTCATCGCGTATGTCGAGCGCGCCTTTGCTGAGCTCAGACCGGGTGTGCCGTTCCATTATGGTCATCACATCCGTGCCATTTGCCACGTATTGGAACAAATCGAACGCGGTGAGATCACACGACTGATCATCCTGATGCCCCCGCGCCACATGAAGTCACATTGTGCCAGCGTGGTCTTTCCCGCCTGGGCACTCGGCAGGAACCCGTCTCTGCGGATGATATGCATGAGCTATGGCCTCGACTTGGCAGAGACCTTCAGTCGAGATACGCGGCGGATTATTCAATCTGACCTGAGCCAAGCGGTGTTTCGAGAGCTGTTGCTCGATCCCACAAAAGCTTCGGCAACCGAACTGCGGACGACACTTAACGGCTATCGGTTGGCGACATCTGCAGGCGGTCCTCTGACCGGCAAAGGCGCAGACATCCTGATTGCTGATGACATCAGCAAGGCAGAGGACGCGGCGTCACAGTCTCGGCGGGATAATGTCTGGGAGTGGTTTACCGGGACTGCAATGACGCGGCTCGACAATCCAAAAACCGGTGCCGTGATCCTCGTTGCGCAGAGGCTGCATGTAGATGACCTTCCGGGCCGACTGATAGCAGCTGGCGGTTGGGACGTCCTGGAGCTGCCTGCTATTGAAACCCAGGATCGGCTTATTCCGCTCGCGAAGGGTGCAAATTGGGCGCGCAAAACTGGAACTGCTCTCCTGCCGGCCCACATGGACCTGCCCGAATTTGAGGCAAAACGGCGCGAGATCGGGAGTCCCACCTTTGACACCCAATATCAGCAGTCACCGACCCTGGCTGGCGGTATCATCGTCCGACCCGAGTGGTTTCGCGAGATTCCAATTACAATGCGGCGGAGCGACTACGAGGCGGTCATTCAAAGCTGGGATCCGGCGGCTGTTCCAGGCGAGTCAAATGACTATTCTGTCTGCACTACTTGGGGCCTCATTGGAAACCACATCGACTTGCTTGACGTGTATCGCAAACAAGTGGTCCAGCCTGATCTCCTGCGGGACGCGCAATTGCTGGGTAAGAAATGGAGCCCCAAACTGCTGATCGTGGAGGCCGTTGGGGCCGGGCGCGGCGTTTACGATCACCTCAGACGAAATTGCTCCTATGGAGTTCGTCCGCTAATACCCAGGCAGGGAAAAGTGGAACGTCTGTCGATCCAGTCGCCAAAGATTGAAGCCGGTCTGGTCCGTCTGCCGCAAAGCGCACCGTGGAAAGAGGCCTTCCTCAACGAAGTGGTCGCCTTTCCAAACGGAAAATACGACGACCAGGTCGATAGCATGTCCCAAGCTCTCTTCGCACTGGATCGTCAGCTAGGGGAACTCAGGCACTGCTCTCGGTACAAAGGATAA
- a CDS encoding M24 family metallopeptidase — translation MPLHFTQEEFASRHDRVKSALSEQELDGLLIFKQETMYYLTGYDTTGYSQFQALYFGADGALALLTRSADHRQAMHTSLIEDIRIWVDREGSTPGEDLKELLTTYNCGGKRIGVELDGACLTGARWDMVRNSLAGFCMLRDASGLVQNFRIVKSPAELEYITRAAELADDAIEDVYAELKAGVNEGHLFAVAHNAIFEGGGDYPAGRFIIGSGEGALLVRNFTGRETIGIQDQIQLEFGASYRHYHACIMRTALTGKVSSGHKRMHDACCEALIACQEVCKPGNLVGDVFETHARILDAAGYRKHRLNACGYSLSANYPPSWMEQPMFCAGAPTVIQPNMVFFMHMILVDLDSGRTMSLGETGVVTEDGFKRLSRLTNDLRVS, via the coding sequence ATGCCGCTGCACTTTACGCAAGAAGAGTTTGCATCTCGTCATGACCGGGTCAAGTCCGCGCTATCCGAACAGGAGCTTGATGGCCTGCTGATCTTCAAGCAGGAGACGATGTATTATCTGACCGGCTACGATACCACCGGGTATTCGCAGTTTCAGGCATTATACTTCGGGGCGGATGGCGCCTTAGCCTTGCTCACCCGTTCGGCTGACCACAGACAGGCAATGCATACCTCTCTGATCGAAGATATTCGAATCTGGGTAGATCGTGAAGGGTCAACACCGGGGGAAGATCTGAAAGAACTGCTCACCACGTACAATTGCGGCGGCAAACGGATTGGCGTCGAGCTTGACGGTGCCTGCCTGACGGGCGCGCGTTGGGATATGGTCCGCAACTCACTGGCTGGTTTCTGCATGCTCCGTGATGCCTCTGGATTGGTGCAGAACTTTCGCATAGTCAAAAGCCCCGCCGAGTTGGAATACATCACAAGAGCGGCTGAACTGGCAGATGATGCAATCGAAGACGTTTATGCGGAATTGAAAGCAGGCGTTAACGAGGGGCATCTGTTTGCCGTGGCCCATAATGCGATTTTCGAAGGCGGCGGAGATTATCCCGCGGGAAGGTTTATTATCGGGTCCGGCGAAGGGGCGCTGCTTGTTCGGAATTTCACTGGTCGAGAGACAATCGGAATCCAAGATCAGATCCAGCTGGAATTCGGCGCGTCCTATCGACATTACCATGCCTGTATCATGCGAACGGCACTCACTGGCAAAGTCTCCTCAGGCCATAAGAGGATGCATGACGCTTGCTGCGAAGCGCTGATTGCCTGTCAGGAGGTGTGCAAGCCGGGCAACCTCGTTGGCGACGTCTTCGAAACCCACGCTCGCATCCTCGACGCGGCTGGCTACCGCAAACACCGGCTGAATGCCTGTGGCTATTCCCTAAGTGCCAACTATCCCCCTTCGTGGATGGAGCAACCGATGTTCTGCGCCGGTGCACCGACGGTTATCCAGCCGAACATGGTGTTTTTTATGCATATGATCTTGGTCGATCTCGATAGCGGCCGCACCATGTCGCTCGGGGAGACCGGCGTGGTAACAGAGGATGGCTTCAAACGGCTATCACGGCTGACAAATGACTTGCGGGTAAGCTGA